One region of Corvus hawaiiensis isolate bCorHaw1 chromosome 12, bCorHaw1.pri.cur, whole genome shotgun sequence genomic DNA includes:
- the RSPRY1 gene encoding RING finger and SPRY domain-containing protein 1 has translation MIVVALVVFYASRSLFQGLLLTLEHYIPHFLGALGAGSMGNSCVCRDDSGAEDNVDSQGRQTENSRARIPEARSHPRDPVRPPRRGRGPHEPRRKKQNVDGLVLDTLAVIRTLVDNDQEPPYSMITLHEMAETDEGWLEVVQSLIRVIPLEDPLGPAVITLLLDECPLPTKDALQKLTEILNLSGVAACQDACHPAKHRNTTAVLGCLAEKLAGPASIGLLSPGILEYLLHSLNFQSHPTVMLFALIALEKFAQTSENKMTVSESCISDQLILLEKWTDNPDYLKRQVGFCAQWSLDNLFLKEGRQFTYEKVDLTNIRAMLNSNDVSEYLKISPHGLEARCDASSFESVRCTFCVDSGVWYYEVTVITSGVMQIGWATKDSKFLNHEGYGIGDDEYSCAYDGCRQLIWYNARSKPHSHPCWKEGDTIGFLLDLQEKQMIFYLNGNQLPAEKQVFSSAVSGFFAAASFMSYQQCEFNFGAKPFKYPPPVKFSTFNDHAFLTAEEKIILPRHRRLALLKQVSIRENCCTLCCDEVADTELRPCGHSDLCMECALQLETCPLCRQEIQTRVRQISHIS, from the exons ATGATTGTAGTTGCTTTAGTTGTGTTCTATGCTAGCAGAAGCCTTTTCCAAGGTCTGCTGTTGACTCTAGAGCACTACATTCCCCATTTCCTGGGAGCCTTGGGGGCTGGCAGCATGGGAAACTCATGTGTTTGCCGTGACGACAGCGGGGCCGAGGACAATGTGGACTCTCAGGGCCGGCAAACGGAGAACAGCAGAGCACGCATCCCTGAAGCAAGAAGCCACCCAAGGGACCCTGTCCGTCCGCCCAGGAGGGGCCGAGGACCTCATGaaccaagaaggaaaaaacagaatgTGGATGGGCTGGTACTTGACACACTGGCTGTAATTCGGACGTTGGTAGATAA TGACCAGGAGCCTCCTTATTCAATGATCACGTTGCATGAAATGGCGGAAACAG ATGAAGGCTGGTTGGAAGTTGTCCAGTCTTTAATTAGAGTTATTCCATTAGAAGATCCCCTGGGACCAGCTGTTATAACGCTACTACTTGATGAATGTCCACTGCCAACAAAA gatGCATTGCAGAAGTTAACTGAAATATTAAACTTAAGTGGAGTTGCTGCTTGCCAGGATGCTTGTCACCCTGCCAAGCACCGGAACACGACTGCAGTGCTCGGCTGCTTGGCAGAGAAATTAGCAG GTCCTGCGAGCATAGGCTTACTCAGCCCAGGCATATTGGAATATTTACTTCACAGCTTG AACTTCCAGTCCCACCCAACAGTGATGCTTTTTGCACTAATAGCACTGGAGAAGTTTGCACAAACAA gtgaaaataaaatgacagtTTCTGAATCCTGCATTAGCGACCAACTGATCTTGCTGGAGAAATGGACAGATAATCCAGACTACTTAAAACGCCAGGTTGGATTCTGTGCCCAGTGGAGTTTAGACAATCTGT ttttaaaagaagGCAGGCAGTTTACATATGAGAAGGTTGATTTGACCAACATTAGGGCTATGCTGAACAGTAACGATGTCAGTGAATACCTGAAGATCTCGCCACATGGATTAGAG GCGCGATGTGATGCCTCGTCCTTCGAAAGCGTAAGATGCACATTCTGTGTCGATTCTGGAGTCTGGTACTATGAAGTTACAGTCATTACTTCAGGAGTGATGCAGATAGGATGGGCAACCAAAGACAGCAAATTTCTCAACCAT GAAGGTTACGGCATCGGGGACGATGAATACTCCTGTGCGTACGATGGCTGCCGGCAGCTGATTTGGTATAATGCCAGAAGTAAACCACATTCCCATCCCTGTTGGAAAGAAG GAGACACAATAGGATTTCTACTAGACttgcaagaaaagcaaatgatCTTCTATTTAAATGGAAACCAGCTTCCTGCTGAGAAGCAAGTATTTTCATCTGCTGT ATCGGGCTTTTTTGCTGCAGCAAGTTTCATGTCCTATCAACAATGTGAGTTCAACTTTGGGGCAAAACCCTTCAAGTACCCACCACCAGTGAAGTTTAGTACCTTCAATGATCATGCCTTTCtgacagcagaagagaaaatcaTTTTGCCCAG ACACAGGCGCCTGGCTTTGCTGAAGCAAGTGAGTATCAGAGAGAACTGCTGCACACTTTGCTGTGATGAGGTAGCAGACACAGAACTCAGGCCGTGTGGACACAG tgaCCTGTGCATGGAGTGTGCCTTGCAACTGGAGACCTGCCCTTTGTGTCGACAGGAAATACAAACCCGAGTCAGACAGATCTCTCACATTTCATGA